One genomic segment of [Phormidium] sp. ETS-05 includes these proteins:
- a CDS encoding calcium-binding protein yields the protein MTINLSSDNPAEGIIDKTSLIFTPANWNLAQTVTITGVDDNVDDGDINYNIVTAPAVSADPNYNGFDAPDVAVTNTNNDTAGITVSANTINVTEGGVNATYDIVLASAPTATVTINFTTESEINPIAPIIFDGTNWNQPQPVIVSAVDVRNIDRLYLGNIPHSTVSNDPKYNGMTISPVGANIADNDTSDVSLIQPLGSTDVLEGFGTDVYKLVLTLPPVADVTIAINTDDQITTDVPTVTFTPSNWNLPQTVTVTAVDDSELEGNHQGNITHSVTSADPAYNNLNIGGIIVNVSDNDNRGEIFQLSQPGIIGLTSQDDIVTGSPADDMVYDAAGNDVIDGGDGHDNLYAQAGDDGINGGSGNDVIFGGLGNDHATGGDGDDILYGGEGSDRLYGDAGNDFLLGNSGNDFLFGGTGIDNLTGGRDGMPLF from the coding sequence GTGACGATTAACCTCAGCAGTGACAATCCGGCTGAGGGAATTATCGATAAGACCAGTTTAATCTTTACTCCGGCTAACTGGAATCTTGCCCAAACCGTCACCATTACTGGGGTAGATGATAATGTAGATGATGGCGATATTAATTACAACATCGTTACGGCTCCTGCTGTCAGTGCTGACCCCAACTACAACGGTTTTGATGCCCCAGATGTGGCGGTGACGAATACCAATAATGACACGGCGGGGATAACTGTCAGTGCTAACACGATTAATGTCACCGAAGGTGGCGTCAATGCCACCTATGACATCGTGCTGGCCAGCGCTCCCACGGCCACCGTCACTATCAATTTTACCACCGAGTCAGAAATTAATCCCATTGCTCCCATAATTTTTGATGGCACCAACTGGAATCAACCCCAACCGGTAATAGTCTCGGCAGTAGATGTGAGGAATATTGACAGATTGTATCTGGGCAATATTCCTCACAGCACTGTGAGCAACGACCCCAAATATAATGGCATGACCATTTCACCTGTGGGCGCCAATATTGCTGATAATGATACGAGCGATGTTTCTCTCATCCAACCATTAGGTAGCACCGATGTTCTGGAAGGTTTTGGCACCGATGTTTACAAACTGGTGCTGACATTGCCCCCAGTAGCTGATGTCACCATTGCCATCAACACTGATGACCAAATTACCACCGATGTCCCCACAGTGACATTTACTCCCTCTAACTGGAACTTGCCCCAAACCGTCACAGTCACAGCCGTAGATGATAGTGAGTTAGAAGGAAATCATCAGGGCAATATCACCCACAGTGTCACCAGTGCTGACCCAGCTTATAATAATCTTAACATCGGCGGTATCATCGTCAATGTCAGCGATAATGATAACCGAGGGGAAATTTTCCAGTTATCCCAACCAGGAATAATTGGGCTGACATCTCAGGATGATATTGTCACCGGCTCCCCGGCTGATGATATGGTTTATGACGCCGCTGGTAATGATGTGATTGATGGCGGTGACGGCCATGATAATCTCTATGCACAGGCTGGAGATGATGGCATCAATGGTGGCAGTGGCAATGATGTGATTTTTGGTGGGTTGGGTAATGACCATGCTACTGGTGGTGACGGGGATGATATCCTGTATGGCGGTGAGGGGAGCGATCGGCTGTATGGTGATGCTGGCAATGACTTTTTGCTGGGGAATAGTGGTAATGACTTTTTGTTTGGAGGTACTGGTATCGATAATCTCACCGGGGGACGGGACGGGATGCCTTTGTTTTGA
- a CDS encoding cadherin-like domain-containing protein, with protein sequence MTGNSYSVSLLLGDGSGSFNPHTTYAVASHPLSITPGDFNGDGHLDLAVVTGNSYNVSVLLNTTITVTAVTATTADGSYKAGDTIAITVTFSEAVNVTGTPTLTLNTGANATYSSGSGTDTLTFNYTVAPGDNTADLDYSSTTALALSGGTIRNTGNTTDAILTLPTPGAANSLGANKNIIIDGIAPTVTIEQAGGQTDPAPTSPINYTVTFSEPVTGFDGSDISFTGSTAGGTLTPTITGSGTTYNVAVSGMTTSGTVIPTVIANAATDAAGNPSAASTSTDNSVTYNTIPTVSNISKTGDEDNIITFSAADFTSAFSDADGDSLNTIQITSLPANGTLLLNGVNVTLNQDIGPANIFSLTFTPTADYNGSTSFTWNGSDGSNYATPATVNLTINPVNNLTINPVNNLTINPVNDPPSFTATNPIPVNEDSGTQTITNWATFNPRPADEASQTATYTVSNISNPDLFSAIPTVDSSGTLSYTPTADANGISTLMW encoded by the coding sequence GTGACCGGCAACAGCTACAGCGTCTCACTGCTGCTGGGAGATGGCAGTGGCAGTTTTAACCCCCACACCACCTATGCCGTGGCAAGCCATCCGTTGTCCATCACCCCTGGAGACTTCAACGGCGATGGCCACCTAGACTTAGCCGTAGTGACCGGCAACAGCTACAACGTCTCAGTGCTGCTGAACACCACCATCACAGTTACTGCCGTCACTGCCACCACTGCTGATGGCAGTTACAAAGCGGGCGATACCATTGCTATTACCGTCACTTTCTCCGAAGCCGTCAACGTCACTGGCACCCCCACCCTCACCTTAAACACTGGTGCCAATGCCACCTACAGTTCCGGCAGCGGCACCGATACCCTCACCTTCAACTACACCGTTGCTCCTGGTGACAACACTGCTGACCTCGACTATAGCAGCACCACCGCCCTGGCTCTCAGCGGTGGTACTATTAGGAACACAGGCAATACCACCGATGCCATTCTCACCCTCCCCACTCCCGGAGCCGCCAACTCCCTTGGTGCCAATAAAAATATCATCATCGATGGTATCGCTCCCACCGTTACCATAGAACAAGCAGGCGGACAAACCGACCCCGCTCCCACTTCTCCCATCAACTACACCGTCACCTTCTCAGAACCAGTCACCGGTTTTGACGGCAGCGACATCAGCTTCACCGGTAGTACCGCAGGGGGCACCTTAACTCCCACCATCACCGGTAGCGGCACCACCTATAATGTAGCCGTTAGTGGCATGACCACCAGCGGCACAGTCATCCCCACTGTTATTGCTAATGCTGCCACTGACGCCGCAGGCAACCCCTCAGCCGCCAGTACCAGTACAGATAATAGCGTTACTTACAACACCATCCCCACCGTCAGCAACATCAGTAAAACCGGCGATGAAGACAACATCATCACCTTCTCCGCCGCCGACTTTACCAGTGCCTTCAGTGACGCCGACGGCGACAGCCTCAACACAATTCAAATTACCAGCCTTCCTGCCAACGGCACATTACTACTCAACGGTGTCAATGTCACTTTAAACCAAGACATCGGCCCCGCCAATATCTTCAGCCTCACATTTACCCCCACCGCCGACTACAACGGTAGCACCAGTTTCACTTGGAACGGCAGCGATGGCAGTAACTACGCCACCCCCGCCACCGTAAACCTCACCATTAACCCCGTCAACAACCTCACCATTAACCCCGTCAACAACCTCACCATTAACCCCGTCAACGACCCTCCCAGCTTCACCGCCACTAACCCCATCCCTGTAAACGAAGACAGCGGAACGCAAACCATCACCAACTGGGCAACTTTCAACCCCAGACCGGCTGATGAAGCGAGCCAAACTGCTACCTACACCGTCAGCAACATCAGCAACCCCGATTTATTCTCTGCTATTCCCACTGTTGACAGTAGCGGTACTCTTTCCTACACCCCAACTGCTGACGCCAACGGCATTTCCACTTTGATGTGGTAG
- a CDS encoding VCBS repeat-containing protein — translation MNDDSANVSLLLGNGSGSFNPTLPLPWEAFPNSITPGDFNGDGNLDLAVVNDDNVSLLLGNGSGSFNPHTTFAVGDYLTRVTSGDFNGDGNLT, via the coding sequence GTGAACGATGACAGCGCCAACGTCTCACTGCTGCTGGGGAACGGCAGTGGCAGTTTTAACCCCACACTACCTTTGCCGTGGGAAGCTTTTCCGAATTCCATCACCCCTGGAGACTTCAACGGCGATGGCAACCTGGACTTAGCCGTAGTGAACGATGACAACGTCTCACTGCTGCTGGGGAACGGCAGTGGCAGTTTTAACCCCCACACTACCTTTGCTGTGGGAGACTATCTGACTCGCGTCACCTCTGGAGACTTCAACGGCGATGGCAACCTGACTTAG
- a CDS encoding VCBS repeat-containing protein — protein sequence MPLPPAPCPLLLNPHTLTTYPHTLNFAPTPPLPWGSGPVSITPGDFNGDGHLDLAVVNRLSDNVSLLLGNGSGSFNPHTTFAVGSLPNSITLRLQRRWQPGLSRSEQQ from the coding sequence TTGCCCCTGCCCCCTGCCCCCTGCCCCCTGCTCCTAAACCCCCACACCCTCACCACCTACCCCCACACCCTCAACTTCGCCCCCACACCACCTTTGCCGTGGGGAAGTGGTCCGGTTTCCATCACCCCTGGAGACTTCAACGGCGATGGCCACCTGGACTTAGCCGTAGTGAACCGTTTGAGCGACAACGTCTCACTGCTGCTGGGGAACGGCAGTGGCAGTTTTAACCCCCACACCACCTTTGCCGTGGGAAGCCTTCCGAATTCCATCACCCTGAGACTTCAACGGCGATGGCAACCTGGACTTAGCCGTAGTGAACAACAATGA
- a CDS encoding DUF4347 domain-containing protein, with amino-acid sequence MWGVWGVWGGKLLPLFPLFPHPPTLPIPPSPSRSPPSPLSPPSTSSPTGPQRIHLGNTTLELNNLEKYRPQLEKWGIAHLYIYGCKVAAGDAGAEFLQKLHQITQTQIYANPTPPATQPKAAPGN; translated from the coding sequence GTGTGGGGAGTGTGGGGAGTGTGGGGAGGAAAATTGTTACCCCTCTTCCCCCTCTTCCCCCATCCTCCCACCCTCCCCATCCCCCCGTCCCCGTCCAGAAGTCCCCCGTCCCCCCTCTCCCCACCCTCCACCTCATCTCCCACGGGCCCCCAGCGCATTCACCTAGGCAACACCACCCTAGAACTGAATAACCTGGAAAAATACCGCCCCCAACTGGAAAAATGGGGTATTGCCCATCTATATATCTATGGCTGCAAAGTCGCCGCCGGAGACGCTGGAGCCGAATTCCTGCAAAAACTGCACCAAATCACCCAAACCCAAATCTACGCCAACCCCACCCCACCGGCAACCCAGCCAAAGGCGGCACCTGGGAACTGA
- a CDS encoding CHAT domain-containing protein produces MRLYDPPVDLLVLSACRTAVGDEQSELGFAGLAVQAGVKTALASLWYVSDEGTLSLMTEFYRILKEAPLKPKPSANPKIAMIRNQTRIENGNLILENINETIPSPRNRQPTPSQPATSILLGCFHHDWQSLVKHRGKPKFPRARASFSPASPSPPLPSS; encoded by the coding sequence TTGCGCTTATATGACCCACCGGTTGACCTGTTGGTTTTGAGTGCTTGTCGAACCGCTGTGGGGGACGAACAATCCGAATTAGGATTTGCCGGACTAGCCGTACAAGCCGGAGTCAAAACCGCCCTAGCCAGCCTCTGGTACGTCAGCGACGAAGGCACCCTTAGCCTGATGACCGAATTTTACCGCATCCTCAAAGAAGCCCCATTAAAGCCGAAGCCCTCCGCCAATCCCAAAATTGCCATGATTAGAAACCAAACTCGCATAGAAAACGGCAACTTAATCCTAGAAAACATCAACGAAACCATCCCCTCCCCCAGAAATCGCCAACCAACCCCGTCCCAACCTGCAACATCCATATTATTGGGCTGCTTTCACCATGATTGGCAGTCCTTGGTAAAACATCGGGGTAAACCCAAATTTCCCAGAGCCAGAGCATCATTCAGCCCAGCTTCTCCCAGCCCACCCCTACCCTCATCCTAA